The Candidatus Lokiarchaeota archaeon genome contains the following window.
AACGCAATTTGACCGAGTTACTGTGTCAGCTCGTGGTGAAATGGCAGAACTAGATAATGGCTACTGGAATTTCGGGAGGATGAAGCTCAACCTCAAAATCTGGATACCTGGCGAAAAGGAGCGCTCTAAGGTTGAGAAAGCAGTTCGGCTGGCCCACGAATCCTGCCCAGTTGCCAACACGCTCAAATGTGATACCGAACTGAACTTTGATATCATAGTGAGTTGAATACCTATTAGGAATTAAAATGGATGGTAAATAGAATGGATATATTACTGAAAGAAGTCTCAATTGATTTCGAGAACGCTGTTGAGAAACTTCAAGATGCTTGTGGTAACCATGGTTTCTCTGTTCTTGCTACGAAGAATCTAGACAAGATTTTCAAAAAAGCTCTTGACCTAGATGAGTATGACCGATATACCTTTGTTTTGGCATGTTCACCTC
Protein-coding sequences here:
- a CDS encoding DUF302 domain-containing protein, producing the protein MVNRMDILLKEVSIDFENAVEKLQDACGNHGFSVLATKNLDKIFKKALDLDEYDRYTFVLACSPPLAKMALDVSKKVGLLYPCSFVVYEEDGKIFVGHASIMKAAVELGLAPEDEMAAVLEETGKR